The sequence below is a genomic window from Brachyhypopomus gauderio isolate BG-103 chromosome 5, BGAUD_0.2, whole genome shotgun sequence.
gattttactgcgctggaaaacccggatcagacttaaaaaaaaaaactggattggaagtctggatcggcattttctcgtacCTGCCAATCCGATACCGAAACGCATTTTTTTGCAAATATTGGCGGCCGATCCGaaccaaatatcggatcgggacaagcctACCTGGGAtaagacttcaaatgcagtgaggcaTGTGgttaggaaggtacttggtgtgacctcaggacagaggaagatagacaaggaatcgtggtggtggaatgaggaagttcaggaaagtttgagaggaaagcggttggcttaaaagaattgggattttcagcgagatgtagtagacagaggtacaaggtgATGtcataaggcaaagagagcagtggcagaagctaaagaaaaggcatatagcaagctgtatgagaagttggacactaaggaaggggaaaaggatctgtacagattggccagacagaggaACAGTGATGGGCAAGACATGCAGCAGGTTAGAATGATAAAGGCTAATGATGGaaacatggtggcttggtggttagcacgtttgcctctcagtactggggtcttgggttcaagtccctatctgagtggagtttccatgttctccatgtgtttgcgtgggtttcctcccagactccaaaaacatggaggtaaggtaaattggcagtccctgacaaattctccctgagagtgtgcctgtgtctctctgttcaataaaaagtagtgtgtgtgcgtgtgtgtgcctgtatgcccagtggtggatggtgctctgccactagggtctgtcctctctccccttcctgcaccctattcagtcccccagggggctgtggcttccggtaaaGAGTACGCTGTGCACAATTGGCTGCCACTTCTCGCTGAGGCACTGATGAATCaaaagaatgaaagggaaagaaggttagaagaggtagaggttgtgaatcaggaagtgcatcaggtgagcaaggaggaagtaagggccgcaattcggagaatgaagtgtggtaaggcagttggaccggatgatattccagtggagtcatggaaatgtttgggagagacagcagtggagtttttgactgggttatttaacagaattttggagggtcagaagatgcctgaggagtggagacgaagcataatggtgccgattttcaagaataagggtgacgttcagagctgtggtaattacaggggaataaaattgatcagtcacagcctgaaaatctgggaaagagtagtggaagctaggcttagatgagaggtagagatctgtgagcagcagtatggtttcatgccagctaagtgcaaaacagatgctatgtttgctttgagagtgttaatggagaaatatagaggacagaaggagttacattgtgtgtttgttgacttagagaaagcttatgatagagaaccgagacaggagctgtggtattatATGAGGAATTGAAAAAAGCTAAAACTTTTTATTACTCAAATGTCATTCAAGGTGCCCATGGCAATCCAAGAGCTCTTTTTTCCAATGTTAGTAAGTTACTGCATCCTGCAAAATGCTCTACCTTAGTTCCATCTACTGAACTATGTTGTCGGTTCATGGCGTTCTTTAACCAGAAAATAGCTACAATCTATTCTCAATTTCCATCCAGTCTAGCATCTGCTGATTTTGATTATTCCTCTACATGTTTTAATGGCAGCTGTCTGTGCACTTTCAATACTGTGCAGGAAGGTTTGGTCTCACAGTTAATTATGACTTGTAGAGCCACCACGTGCCAATTAGATCCGATGCCAACATCCTGGGTCAAAGCTTGCCTTACCACAATTTGCCCTCTTATTACACAGTGCATTAACACCTCACTGATCACAGGTCTAGTTCTGGTTTCCTTGAAGATGGCTGCCATTACTCCTGTTTTAAAGAAAAATTGCTTAGACCCTGAAAATCTGGCGAACTACAGGCCTATCTCCAATCTTCCTTTCCTCGCCAAAACTCTAGAACGAACGGTAGCTACCCAGTTAACTGAACACATTGAATCAAATGAGCTGTTTGAGGTGTTTCAGTCCGGCTTTAGGAGAAATCATAGCACTGAAACTGCACTAGTGAGGGTGGTTAATGACCTTTTTATAGCAGCTGACCAGGGGTTGGTAAACTTACTCATCCTATTAGACCTGACAGCTGCATTTGACACAGTCTGCCACAAGACATTACTAACTCGGCTCTGTAATCTGATTGGCATATCTGGAACTGTTCTTGCCTGGTTTCAGTCTTACCTTACAGATAGGCAACAGTTTGTTTCAATTGGAGGTCTTAGATCTGAGTCGTGCATTTTATCACATGGTGTCCCTCAGGGTTCAGTGCTTGGTCCACTACTTTTTATACTGTACTTGCTCcctcttggtgacattattAGGGGTCATGGGCTACAGTTTCACTGTTTTGCTGATGATGTGCAGATATACATATGCACTAAACCTTCTGTCTGTCTACCGCCTCCTGTTCTGACTAAGTGTCTAGCTGATGTGAGGACATGGATGAAGGAGAACTTCTTGAGTCTAAACAGTAACAAGACAGAGGCTATATTAATTGCTTCTCCAGGTACACTCAAGAAGATTGGCAATAGTGCTGTCTCTATTCCTGAATTTACTGTCACATCAACCCAGATCAGAAATCTGGGAGTCATCCTAGACTCAACCCTCTCATTTGAACAACACATTAAGAACATCTGCAAGACAGCCTTTTTTCATTTAAGGAATATTGCTAGGATCCGACCATTTCTCTCCCATACTGCTGCTGAGGCTATTGTTCATGCATTTGTGACATCTAGGATTGACTACTGTAATGCTGTATTGCATGGACTCCTGGCTCGGCTGTTGAACAGGCTTCAGTATGTGCAAAACTCAGCTGCGAGGGTTTTAACTCATACCAAATCCTGGGAGCATATTACACCCATTCTGGAACGTCTTCACTGGCTCCTTGTCCAGTATCGTATCCAGTACAAGGTCATTGTGCTGGTGTTTAAATCTCTGCATGGCTGTGCACCATCCTACCTCAGTAGTCTCCTCCAGACATACTCTCTAGTACGCACCTTGCGCTCGTCAGAGCTGCACTTGCTCAAAGTTCCTAGCAGCAAGTTACGCACTATTGGTGATAGGGCCTTTAGTGTGGCTGGTTACATGCTTGCCCATCTATCACTATATTCAAGGAACATCTAAAAACCCATCTTTTTCAGTTGGCTTATGGCTGAGCctatattgttttatttgtatttttgtattgtattttaaCGTTAAAATTGTATTTTAATGTTCTTATATTTTCCTTCTATTGTTCGCTTTTATCCTTGGGTGTATTGAAAGGCgcttattaaataaaatgttattattatattatattattatcaGTGATCCAGACCCAATGGATCTAGATATTCTTCTTGCAGAGAAGGGAGGGTTATGTAGGGTACTAGACGTGTCTTGTTGCTTCATACCAGATTCACATGATAACATCTCTGATATTATAGAACATATGAAACAAGCGGTTTCTACTCCACCAATAGCAGAAGGGCTGTGGAAAATTTGGGAAAACATAGTCGCAAACTGGAGAACCTGGCTGATGACTGTGTGCACCCCTGTAATTATTGTGATATTACTGATTTTATTCTGTGTACCTTGTTTGTTATCTCTTCTGAGGAGTTGTGTTTTGCAGGCTGTAGCTTAAACCACCTAAGAACCTCACGATGATGACAGATGTTGAGGAGGCCGATCTGCCAAAATTTTCTGATGTTAATTCCTTTGAATTCTCTGATCTTGATTCAGTTAACTAATCCTTCAAACAatgatgtaatgatgtaatgtgGTTGACTTCCTGTAAGTGGTTCATAGACTTCCTGTAAGTGATGCTATGATTGAAAGCCCACAAGGGAGTGATCAGTAGTTTGTCCATAAAGGATAAAAAGGAGGGAAATGTGGTGGAAAATCTAACTTTCCTTAATGCTATGCTTTAttagtatatattaaacatGTACTATACatttagtatatattaaatattaaaatctgaCTTACTTTGACCAAAtaattcaactggattgacacaactttttcaatgattttgctaagaaaggaaaggttagatgtAGGTTGAGTTATTGAGAactgtgggatcaagatttctgttctttaatagtggtttacaggcctgatagttttcaggcgccatgctggaattccggcgtactgatgtttctgtgagagaaaaaaaatgttcgcctagtgcatgggttaaagttctctgTCACCatgacggatttccgtcatttgaatttttggGACAAAGAAAATGTTTTAAGGCCGAAATAAGATCCTCTGACTGGCGCTAATAAGCGCTGAATggacttgcgggtcatcccgccttctgattttcggacattacgtagaaaagCTACCTCCCTCGTGCCTTAattccagtttgttttggtcagttttCAACTTGTTTTGTCGTGCCGAAGACATTGCTCCAATTCAGTTGACAGGCGGTCCTTGGGTTACGAGGTTCCCGAGTTACAATTTTTCCTGgttacgacacatctcccatttactgtataaagccttgtttggacTTAAGCGCAGTTTCACGCCCCCGGCGGCCATTTTTCAAATTCCTGACGTCAAAAATGCTGACTTGaattgaacatgactggaatgtattgTGGCGTGGGAGTAAGAAGCTGCAGAGAAGTTCAGTCTCAAACAGAACAGGTTTTATTCCTCTTTCGCAATAAAACTGGCACTCATAGGCACACTCTGTATGACTCGAGGCCTaaattaggtacaccttgcacacagtagcgaaccgtgaccatttaACCTGGGCCTGAatcaaaactagctagcggcggtacgctaacgacagctagcgtcgccacagtgggcggaaattatcatagtTAAGCCcccccactaagagggaagatatgattggtcaattttactgtcatttgaaactggtattgcgctgaattataactgccaggccctctgtaaacgaacagcgggcatcaaagtcctgatagggggagacacaggctcacaggcttccacttaaccccttaccttccaacacagattgaatagacacagattgaataatttatttgcttatatttttgtaattgtttagatgtcgattgtaaaactgtaagtaaatagatcaaataaaattggataattatatatataatgttttaagaatattttaggccctctgagagggcgtagagggccctgacggttccccactgcttgcacatgaaacacagggggaggtcatgaagacggcaacgttacacgtacatggaggggaaactacgataatgcacatgtacacaaaaagatggaccggggtgacttaactaataacacacaataaATAATCATTAAAACACTATACAAACATAAACATCACATAATTAAACATAACAGGGCTGGAGCCGCAAGAGCTCATGGCTAATGGTGTCACCCTCTGGCACCCCCAATTGGCCCGACGCTacagtatattcacatagttattcaaatgtggtatcagaaattacaataaatttcgctagggtcttttctaacaacacagaaaaaatggagcaaatccatgcaagcattgaaaagttatccaaggtatgtcaagtgcaccacacccatgtccaaatatgccacacccgatACACACCATcagccaactaagctaacatgctaacaaattccttacacgaaaccgaggagctatttcaaacaacaacgttgcacatattacagaaagaccagaaaattccaacgAAGAAATTTCATGTCAAACTATGAATGGTAcgttatgatatttatgtccaatatagtccgacaggctaagcTAAGCTTACGTTGCCAACTTGgctagcatccgacacgatacagagtactccagcacttaAATGCTCCAagactgtttataatctaatgtttagtattagattatatattttgtacaaattCGCTTATGTAAAAtccatttttactcacgagtacgtTGAATTGCGTCGTAGCCAGTGTACAGTCTCACTTCGGGTTGGCGTTGTATCCGAAAAATGGAAATAAATTCCACCAAAAGTAATCCTTTTcttttctgtgatgttcaaaagtatccacaatcgaaataaaaacgaacaaaatgatCCATAACTgtttcagtttcgccgaacagtgtgttctggggagcttagcttaggttagcaaaggttagcttatgttgctatgctagcggacccacattggaaatgactaGGGCCTCGTTACAAAGAAATCATCcaccaatcatggcaaatgacggctggttagcttcagaaggaagtaaactattgatTAGTTAGTTGGTACAGCTTTCAATCATTTCTAAAGCACCAGATTGTCTCAGTAGGCTGATTGGTGAGCCCACCCCCTCTCCCCTTTGCACCTCGCTggtgagaggttgtaaaacctgtcactcaaagtcactacccccccttcagaccaataaaaaccactcaaatcaaagcagaacctctgcagctttgtaataagAGGTCAAATCAGCTTTCAAAACACTTCGGTGatgcttagggggcagatttgtcggagcgtCTCATCCAGGAAGTGGATTACGCAAAATTTTGCaatgaggtgagcaagctttttaagatatttaaccacaacggatctacgatgttaatgtcttaaattaaagccttattagcatacgatttttaggtgacaaaacattaagacatctcacatcataaatatgttttttaaacgGATATGTTGGGAGACCCCCctgcggggtgcacttttgtcaCCAACTTCAAAGCCAGATATCTCGCTATCGGCTGCATGTAGATGTttaaaactcggtaggcatgtagatgggataggaaattttgaatttatcacttttgttcggagattcattaatgtttattatGTTTTATAAGGCCATAAAGGAGCTGGGCCTGCTGGCGGGCTCACTAGGGGACGCTTCTGCAGTATAGTATTttcactgggaaatgtacgatctggtaaatgtagtggtaaatgtatgatctggtaaatgtagtggtaaatgtacgatctggtaaatgtagtggtacaTGTAcactcttctgccttgtccctggCGTAGacagcactaggtcctgcttcacaacatgaatgaagaacgttcgtatgattgaaacgcaatttggcctctatgatggttctgAGCGGAAATTGCTGGCTgctgtgtcattgaaatagccgatttcggaagtttgcttattaagtctatatgattatatatatatatatatatatatatatatatatatatatatatatatatatatatatatatatatataaataatatctcccgaccccccaaaaaaaagaaaaactcctCAGATCTACATGATTCGCGTAGGTCACACTTTttaacttcaaaacggcgaatttcgccgaaaggtgacagattttcatgcctggttttgtgattggccagatgcagttcaattagctctgagtttgtttgtttgctcgtCCTAAGTATCGCGGATACATTCCCGACCccgaatttcgacctgaacctgaatttcgaccatcaagtaataatggtttcaggttcaggttctggtgacactaaaaaagctCCATATACAGGCACCaatcagaaactgatcagttcagttaaatgtacagtgagtccccacttAACAACGTGgatagagactgaaaagtccatcgtaaagcagtttttgtcgttaagcgtgaccatAGATTTAGATACACTTTGATTGTAAATACAGTATGTTCTCATGCATGCATACagtgtgagaaagagcgatcgcattgctgagatgggctgcggtgaaggctgcctcagcttatcgtacacaacacttcacaacattccacaacactccattgtgctgccactgctcctccgtgcaCCGCGCGAATTTTAAAAAGTCGGttgtaactccggtccgtcgttaaccagtcCCGTCGTTAAGCAGGGTCtcactgtattcagttcagtagatatatgcggcttatagcccggtgcggcttaaacaacattttccattaaaaaaaaaaacttgataggtgcagcttatattgaggtgcgctctatagtccaaAAAATACGGTAGGTAAAAAGCACTAGCTATCTATCATGTGACTATTGTGTTTAGCATAAACTAATAAAGCATAGCATTAAGGAAAATGTTAGATTTTCCACCACATTTCCCTCCTGACAATAAAAGtaagaagcagttgggtaaggTAATAAAGTAAACTGAATTTAAGCAAGTATGGATCAATCCAGAGCTCTCTTTTGCAGATGCCCTGGGTGTATGTAAATTGATAATTGTTTCTCCTTCGGTTCAGATAAAGAGCTTGGGTGTCATCCTGGGTAGTACACTTTCATTTCAATCATACATCAGTAATATCAATCTGTCTGCTTATTTCCACCTCAGAAATATCACTCGCCTCtgctcctctctttcctctcacACTACTGCTATTCTGGTTCACAGCCTAGTCACTTCTTGTTTGGATTACTGTAAATCTCTTCTTCATGTTCttctttttaaattattaaGTTAAACAAACTTAAAATGGATCAAAATGCAGCTGCATGTATCATTACAAGAACTCCTTCGTTTCACCATATCACAGTTTTACATCAActgcactggctcccagttaatCATCATATCATGTATGAAATGTTACTTCTCACTTTTAAGGCAATTCACAACCTTACTCCACCATATCAGACCACATTAATATCACCTCTCACTCAGGATCATTGAGATCATCTGCCTGTATCCACCTGGCTATTCCCACCATACGTCTCGTCACCATGGGGAGTAGGGCTTTTAGCAGCTGTCCCTAGGCTATGGAATGCTCTGCCTCCTGACTTGAGGAATTTAAATTCCTTTTCCCATTTTGTCGGGTCTCAAAACGCACTTATTCAGAGCTGCCTATAATGTATGACCACAATAACGCTTTCAATTTATCACATTTTTGTTGAATACTGTTAGAGAGATAACATTAGGAAGAGACAAAAAAAATATGATCACAGATTATTCTCTCGACAGTCTGTGAGCATggaaaaaatccccatagcatgTATAAGCATTGAGGTGACACAAAATCAATCAGTGAGAGGCATGTTCATCCAGATGGAGGGAGCAGAGGCTGGTATGGCACAGTAGAGCTGTGAGCCTCTCCATGATCGAATCCATGCTTTTACTAACAGTCACTGTCTACCTATCGCATCAAACATGTTGGGCAATTTCCGCGGGTTTTCACTAACTGACCCCACTCTTAATTtcccgatacaccagggcaacgccaatccaatcagcagaaatCCAATGAAAGTTCCAAATAGATATACGCCCTTAAtgtcttccagggagagaggcacgagacacacaccacggctgtgttcgaaatagattactacatactggatactgcatactggactcagtatacactggatactgcatactggtcctcgtagtagtatgcagtaccgtttccagtatgcgacaaaagcaaagtacactacggggtcacgtgaacgtagcgttgcatgatgggatgcagtacaccacgaagatagctctgttcgcgtactggaatattttgcggaagtagtaggtcatccgggtatgtttcgcgtactggaaattttcattttggtcacatactgcatacgacatactgatttggggctcaatcagtatgccagtagtatgtagtagactatttcgaacacagcccacgCCATGTCACCCAGGAGTCAAGCACATATCCAGCCGAGAACATTCTATCcggacatgtgggttctcccgaCCAATGACACCTCTGTGGAAAAAAAGATTGCATTGAGAAACCACTTAATCAATTCCATATTTCTTGTTTGAAATTCGAAGATCAGCATCAATAATAATATCTATTAGATTAGTTATTAGgataatataatattaattcCAGTGCTGTGCTATTGCAGGCATACTGACAGTACCTGAATTAAATGAATGAGAACCTGAATGAGTTAAAACCGAATACAAATGataataaatacaaatactCAAACTTTATGCTTATAAGTCTTAAAATTCATGCATCTTCATGCACTTCCCCAACAGGTCCAGTAAGATTTACTGCCATCTAATTGTTATACGACATGACATGGGTTTCTGTTCAAAGCCTCTGGTTCACTAAAGCTTTTAAATATAACTAAGATTAAAAAGTTGTTCATGACTTCACACTTCACTGTAACATTTTGTACTATATATTCTTTCTGTATAATCTTATTACTATAGATATAATTTGCAAATGTGTTAAGTCTATTACCTTACTCATTCACAGATAATAATTAAGACCTGCAAAGTGAGCCTCTAAGTGTAGCCAATATTCATTTATTGGGGAactgttttcagaattttgttCTAcattgtaacgtattgaccagacagagagggatccaactgcggatgtataccgcttttatttaaatgaatcaCGTGTACAGAAAATGGCACATGAATCACTAGCACTAAGATTAGTAGCGATAGCGTTTTCTTAGGGTGGTCTGGACGCTCCAGGGTCATAACGCGAGAGCAGAATCCATCAGGTACAGAAGGGCTAGGTAGGAGACGAGGTCTGGAGAGTAAGCAAAGGTCAGACCACAGGAGATCaaacaggcaatggaaacgcttggtatgctgcatggAAACGATGATACTTCATGACTaggaagtggtgggaaggtgtataagtatGCCAAAAAAGGGGCATGGTGAGGCTGGTAGGGACagatcaggtgacattccttacatacatttaaaaagcaaaatgtTCTGTTTGCTGTTCTCATTATAAAGAGATAGGTACACAATGTGATTGTCTCATTTTGCAAATAATTTTTAATTGCACTTTATACGTTTTGAGATTACACTTTTCAGTTTTAGCACTTGGAAGTCCAAGTACTTGGTAGTATTGCACTGTAGAGAGTCTTTACAAAATTTTCTTGTTTCAATGTTATAAACACAACTACAAAAAAtatgcatgtgtacacacacacacacacacacacacacacacacacacacacacacacacacacacacacacacacacacacacacacacacacacacagaaaacctgTGTACGTGTCACTTACTGCTTGCTGTGTGGGGGCGGAACATCTGAAGCCTATATATTGCTCCTTGACCCTGATGTAAGCCCCTTTGCTAGCGAAAGCTCACTGGTGAGAAGATCTCAAAATTATTTTTTAGCATCTAAGCATAATCTAAGATGTCTGCAGAGTTTGAACTTTGTCCAGGAAGAAGAATCGGGGGCTTGAACCCTTGTTTCATCATCGCAGAGATTGGTCAGAATCATCAAGGAGACATTGAGATTGCCAAGAAAATGATTCACATGGCTAAGGTATTGTCCTTGAAAAGTTTACAGGGTTTTTTTggctttgtttttatttatttattttagattttatttagAGGTAACATTTGATATATAATGCTAATTAGAAACATTTAATCTCGGATGAGTTTGTTCACATAAATAAAACAGCCCAGAGCAATACTACATGAGTAACTTTTTGTAAATATAATAGCCATTAATTTAAACTGCAGTTGTTAAATGCCACAGATTTGTATACAAATAATGATGTGACAATAATTAATAAGATGTACAAGATGTACTGTATATGTTGTTCCATTTGTTTTCAGTTTGGAATGAGTCAGTTATTCAATCAGTTGCATAAATAAAAAACTCCTCAACTCCTACATATTTATATTggaaaagaaaagaacaaaTCTGTATTAAATATATCATTTTTTAGGCTTTCCAACAGACAGACTGTTACTGGTCAGTCTAGGCGATGAGGTGGGTGTTTGGTTAATAAATGTAAACCACAGAGACCCCGCATGGATTCATTCATGTGTATTTGTCATGACTTGCACCAAACCAACAAAAGAAAAACAGGCAGTTTCTCCAGGGGATAAGCAAGaccaacacaacaaacagaaCCCAACACTAACTCCAACCCAAACACTAACTTCACCTAACAAAACAAATAATCAACAAAAAAACAGGAATGCAACCTAGCTCCCTAACTAAGCCAAAACCAGGAGAAAATCAGAACAAAACTGGCACTTACCCCCTTCCAGTCATAGGTGTTTTACAATCCACATAAAAAGATAACAAAAAGGAACCCAACATATTCCGTAACACAGACAATGAAAAACAAATTTATAACCCAAAAATGTATTTCTCAGGTTTGTCTCCATTCACAATCTGTCTAATTTATTGTCACTGGTCCCATAGCAATCTTTAtagacaaaaaataataaaggaaAACATCCTGTACGATCAAACAAAAATTCACAACTGAAGATCAAGTTCATTTTACAAAGCATAtgccaaaacaaaaatattccATACTTACCAAATGTGTCAAACATATCCAAATCACTTTCAAGCATGGTCTACTCTAATCTGTCCAGGTCACAGCGATTGAATTCCACACTTACCAGTTGTACTCGCTTAATATGCTCTtgctcactctcctcctctatcttcCCTATTCAGGACTGTGGAGCAGACTGTGTGAAATTTCAGAAAAGCGAGCTCCAGCACAGGTTCACTAAACGAGCACTAGAGCGTCCTTACAATTCTCCTCATTCCTGGGGAAACACTTATGGGGCACATAAGCGCCATCTAGAGTTCAGCCATGAACAGTACAAAGAGCTGCAAAAGTTTTCCAGAGAAGTTGGAATTTTCTTCACTGCATCAGGCATGGACGAGGTTAGGGCATATTTCTAGTTTAATGGGTCTCAAAACATACTGTATTTGAACTACTATGTGGTCTACATATAGtgatagcaaaaaaaaaaaacaatttgaaattattattattgttatgttTCTTTCCTTAAAAGATGGCAGTTGAGTTCCTACATGAAATCAATGTGCCCTTCTTTAAAGTGGCCTCGGCAGACACCAGCAACATCCCTTACCTTGAGAAGACCGCCAgaaaaggtttgtgtgtgtcttacagTTTCAGCAAGAGTTGTAACCCTAATGGAGTAAAGGTGACTCCAACATGTACAAGTCTGAACTgagtctctctctatatatatagaTCATATAATCATAAATCATTGCATTCATTATTTAACATGGCACAAAATGTTTACTGTAGTAACGGTGCATATTTGGACATATTCCAAGGCCGTCCCATGGTGATTTCCAGTGGTATGCAGTCTATGGAGACCATGCACTGTGTTTATCAGACAGTGAAGAAGCACAACCCAAACTTCACCTTTCTGCAGTGTACCAGTGCTTACCCACTGGCCACAGAGCATGTCAACCTGCGCATCATCACAGTGAGAATCTTGCACTTGTTATAGAGACTTGGTGCCATTATGCCTGGAGCTTTAGGGACAGACTTCCCTGaacttttaaataaataattcattgtttaattaaatttaatCATGCATTAGTTACTTGTTCTCATTAGGTGCTATTTCTCTGACTCCTGCTACCAAACCTGCCATGCCGCCATGGAAGATCATAGAACAGAATAGGTATGCATACCTCTGTTTGCTCTCCAATGCAGGAATTCCAGAAGGAATTCCCAGACATTCCGATCGGCTACTCGGGTCACGAGTCGGGCATCAGTGTAACCATTGCCGCAGTAGCCCTAGGTGCAAAGGTCGTGGAACGTCATGTGACCTTGGACAAAAGTT
It includes:
- the LOC143515066 gene encoding N-acetylneuraminate-9-phosphate synthase-like, with amino-acid sequence MSAEFELCPGRRIGGLNPCFIIAEIGQNHQGDIEIAKKMIHMAKDCGADCVKFQKSELQHRFTKRALERPYNSPHSWGNTYGAHKRHLEFSHEQYKELQKFSREVGIFFTASGMDEMAVEFLHEINVPFFKVASADTSNIPYLEKTARKGRPMVISSGMQSMETMHCVYQTVKKHNPNFTFLQCTSAYPLATEHVNLRIITEFQKEFPDIPIGYSGHESGISVTIAAVALGAKVVERHVTLDKSWKGSDHAASLEPAELKALVKEIRTVELAMGSTIKQMLPCEASCHSKLGKSVVVRRAVQKGTQLTLDMLGVKVAEPQGIPPQNIFKLVGKTITVDVEEDNTITNDMVKGC